Genomic segment of Syntrophales bacterium:
GCGAGAACACGATATGCCCGCCGGGCTTGGTTATGCGAATCAATTCATCGAATGAATCGGCCGGCGCATGACCGACGGTCAATACACCAACACTAATTACTGCGTCAAAGGAATCGGTCGCATAATCCAGGGGCTCTCCCATCACCATTTGATGAAACGCACGGTAAACGCCTTTCGAGCACGCGACTTCAAGCATTCCCTTTGAGAGGTCCATAGCCGTTAAGTCTGTATAACCCTGTTTGGCTAATATTTGCCCGACAAGTCCGGTGCCAACTCCGGCATCCAGAATTTTTGCATCTTTTGCAACATAGCGACTAAAGAATTCAACGGCACGCTGTGGTCCTAGCCATCCAAATGCTTCATTAAGAT
This window contains:
- a CDS encoding class I SAM-dependent methyltransferase, producing the protein MDIEKDTLERVKWIYSSSDNKELAERYDQWAKDYDTDLNEAFGWLGPQRAVEFFSRYVAKDAKILDAGVGTGLVGQILAKQGYTDLTAMDLSKGMLEVACSKGVYRAFHQMVMGEPLDYATDSFDAVISVGVLTVGHAPADSFDELIRITKPGGHIVFSLRPDVYRDNGFKEKQDILESEGKWRRVEVSEEFQPLPKGEPDVYHQVWVYQVTPH